One stretch of Euphorbia lathyris chromosome 7, ddEupLath1.1, whole genome shotgun sequence DNA includes these proteins:
- the LOC136234868 gene encoding uncharacterized protein: protein MKIKNPNAGALTNFEVLDFLKSRGAGNDISRVMAPVAPSEYKVYDYLVGTPAFRQTREQINEFMLKCKKYSLAKAEILSIINLTPYELTGIDPVVEQLETRLGEDHMNELLELVTDIFPPPPAAEDEEAEAAPEAKEAKMAPEAEEAEPAAPETNEDMEVNQE from the exons ATGAAGAT AAAGAATCCAAACGCTGGGGCGCTTACCAATTTTGAAGTACTTGACTTTCTAAAGTCCCGAGGTGCAGGAAACGATATTTCAAGGGTTATGGCTCCAGTAGCACCATCagaatataag GTTTATGATTATTTGGTTGGGACTCCTGCTTTCAGGCAAACAAGAGAGCAAATTAATGAGTTCATGTTGAAATGTAAGAAATACAGCCTTGCAAAAGCTGAGATCCTGAGTATCATTAACCTAACTCCTTATGAACTAACAGGCATTGATCCG GTTGTAGAGCAATTGGAGACGCGTTTGGGAGAAGATCATATGAATGAACTACTAGAGCTGGTAACGGATATATTTCCACCTCCTCCTGCAGccgaagatgaagaagctgaggcGGCGCCTGAAGCCAAAGAAGCTAAGATGGCACCTGAGgccgaagaagctgagccagCGGCACCTGAGACCAACGAAGATATGGAAGTGAACCAAGAATGA
- the LOC136235889 gene encoding uncharacterized protein, which yields MDSSNNLTSLPEEGREDATQPEEISPKPSVSAFDSVPQRPPPPAQSSSQKYGPLDWSDFFDREDDVSIPNSDDVFHVYMAGTEGPVVFCLHGGGYSGLSFALSAGKIKEKARVVAMDLRGHGKTSTENDVDLSIETMCADVISVLKEMYGDSPPAIVLIGHSMGGSVAVHVAAKKVLPTLAGLVVVDVVEGTAMASLIHMQNILSNRMQHFSSIEKAIEWNVKGGTLRNIESARISVPTTLKYDDSKKCYVYRARLVETEQYWKGWYEGLSEKFLSSPVPKLLLLAGTDRLDRTLTIGQMQGKFQMVVVRHTGHAIQEDVPDEFAALVVNFICRNRIGPHGVEIPGLRRPVQPQQ from the exons ATGGATTCGTCGAATAACCTCACCTCACTTCCTGAAGAGGGCAGAGAAGATGCCACGCAACCGGAGGAAATTTCCCCAAAACCATCAGTCTCTGCTTTTGACTCTGTTCCCCAACGCCCTCCTCCTCCTGCTCA GAGCTCATCGCAGAAGTACGGACCTTTAGACTGGAGTGACTTTTTTGACCGGGAAGATGACGTTTCCATTCCGAATTCAGATGAT GTATTTCATGTGTATATGGCAGGAACTGAAGGGCCTGTTGTTTTCTGTCTCCATGGTGGTGGTTATTCTGG ACTGTCATTTGCACTATCAGCCGGTAAAATAAAGGAGAAAGCCCGAGTAGTTGCAATGGACTTGAGAGGACATGGCAAAACATCCACAGAAAATGATGTTGATCTTTCTATTGAG ACTATGTGCGCCGATGTTATTTCTGTATTGAAGGAAATGTATGGAGACTCTCCTCCTGCAATTGTGCTAATTGGCCACAG CATGGGCGGTTCAGTTGCTGTTCATGTTGCTGCTAAGAAAGTATTACCTACCTTGGCAGGGTTGGTTGTTGTGGATGTTGTtgag GGAACAGCTATGGCTTCTTTGATTCACATGCAGAACATCTTATCAAACAGGATGCAGCATTTCTCAAGCATAGAAAAAGCG ATAGAATGGAATGTTAAGGGAGGTACCTTAAGAAACATTGAGTCTGCTCGGATATCTGTGCCTACCACTTTAAAGTATGATGATTCAAAAAAATG TTATGTTTATCGAGCACGTTTGGTGGAGACAGAACAATATTGGAAAGGATG GTATGAAGGCCTTTCCGAAAAATTTCTGTCATCTCCTGTTCCGAAACTCCTGCTTCTAGCCGGGACCGACAGACTAGACAG AACTCTTACAATTGGTCAGATGCAAGGCAAGTTCCAAATGGTGGTGGTTAGACATACAGGGCATGCTATACAG GAAGATGTACCTGATGAATTTGCAGCACTTGTAGTTAATTTTATATGTCGCAACCGTATAGGCCCTCATGGAGTTGAG ATACCAGGACTTCGTCGGCCTGTACAACCGCAACAGTGA